DNA sequence from the bacterium genome:
ATATGCCCGACCCCTCGGTGCCCATCGGCAAGGACGAGTCCGAGAACCTGGTGGACCGCACCGCGGGCCAGGAGAAGAAATACGACTTTGCCCTAAAGCCCCATTGGGAGCTGGGCGAAAAGCTGGGCATCATAGACTTTGAGCGCGGGGCCAAGATCTCCGGCAGCCGGTTCTATCTGCTGAAGGGCGCCGGGGCTAGATTACAGAGAGCGTTGATCACCTGGATGCTGGACGTCCACACCCGGCAGAGCGGTTACACCGAGATCTATCCGCCCTACATGGTCAACGGAAAATGCCTGGTGGGAACCGGCCAATTGCCGAAGTTTGCCGACACCGTTTACCGGGACATTGAGGAGGATTTTTGGTGGGTGCCCACCGCCGAGGTGCCGGTGACCAACATGTACCGCGAGGAAATATTGGACGGCTCCCTGCTGCCGGTCAACCACGTGGCCTACACCGCCTGCTTCAGGCGGGAAAAGATGTCGGCCGGCAAGGACGTCCGGGGCATCAAGCGGGGCCACCAGTTTGACAAGGTGGAACTGGTGAAGTTCGTCCTGCCGGAGAATTCCAACCAGGAACTGGACAAACTGATCGCCGACGCCGAGAAGATCCCGCAGGCTTTGGGCTTTAAGTACAGGATCTTGAAGATGTGCACCGGCGACCTGGGCTTTACCGCCGCCAAGAAGTACGACATTGAGATCTGGGCCGAGGGCTGCCAGGAGTGGCTGGAGGTCTCCTCCTGCTCCAACTTCGGGGATTTCCAGGCCCGCCGGGCCAACATCAAGTTCCGCCGGGAACCAAAGGCCAAGCCGGAATTCGTGCATACTTTGAACGGCTCGGGGCTGGCCCTGCCCCGGACCATGATAGCGGTGATGGAGAATTACCAGAACGCCGATGGGAGCATTACTGTGCCGGAGGTGCTGAGGCCGTATATGGGGATGGATGTGATAAAGTAATTGATTTGATTTAAGACGCCCTTCACAAACCTAATAGCTGAGGATAAAGCCCGT
Encoded proteins:
- the serS gene encoding serine--tRNA ligase — its product is MLDPKFIRENIELVKKAIADKGEKADLGPFLELDTKRRTIVQEVEVLKAQRNSVSEEIAKLKKEKSPLADQKIVEMRQVGDQIKALDDELRTVEEKLSEATLSLPNMPDPSVPIGKDESENLVDRTAGQEKKYDFALKPHWELGEKLGIIDFERGAKISGSRFYLLKGAGARLQRALITWMLDVHTRQSGYTEIYPPYMVNGKCLVGTGQLPKFADTVYRDIEEDFWWVPTAEVPVTNMYREEILDGSLLPVNHVAYTACFRREKMSAGKDVRGIKRGHQFDKVELVKFVLPENSNQELDKLIADAEKIPQALGFKYRILKMCTGDLGFTAAKKYDIEIWAEGCQEWLEVSSCSNFGDFQARRANIKFRREPKAKPEFVHTLNGSGLALPRTMIAVMENYQNADGSITVPEVLRPYMGMDVIK